Proteins encoded within one genomic window of Cyprinus carpio isolate SPL01 chromosome A15, ASM1834038v1, whole genome shotgun sequence:
- the LOC109100436 gene encoding immunoglobulin superfamily member 1-like, whose product STCVQRRESTLRCDIYSEGVTSWSYSWYKEGSISVFSYQHEHTLRSVTESDAGEYTCRGSETEGSRWSQKSDAVTLRVSDLAKPTLTVEPQSSVFTGDSVTLRCALIQSQNGWEFLWSKDSNTESIEAATKTINRVKVSDGGEYRCRGRRRGYYTIYSEPVVVTIYKRPKPTVTIKPAQHVFRGDPVTLRCDIYSEGVTSWSYSWYKEDSTSVFSDQQEHTLRSVTESDAGKYTCRGSETEGSRWSQKSDAVTLRVSAPRAVLSVSPQNWLTEGDPVTLICEVHSFSTGWTFSWFTLTVSPDSSRGAGGNYTVSSAALKHTGVYACRAEREKPVYKTQHSNTQLLWVSGVCPPVSLIVSPSRTQHFTSASLSLSCEDQSNSTGWRVRRYTDSGQLEDCSSLRRGSQTRSSTCTFSSTSTSDTGVYWCESESGEKHHPVNITVHSGVILESPVHPVTEGDHLILRCLYRHTTPANLSADFYKDGSLIQNQTTETTITTVSKSHEGFYYCKHPTRGESPKSWISVRDKTSTDSRSYKPMITGVTAGLTVTFLIIVFLVLLWRCRNKGGRSQSPSSVSQQQNKSQTSEQNQSEAGDKTLLSGTVHIYDSTDAAIYETVDNDISTDGVSALSELTYAEIELKSTKKQKKKKENKENKPESSESFYSELTLQTDREV is encoded by the exons TCAACATGTGTTCAGAGGAGAGAGAGTactctcagatgtgacatatatagtgaaggagtcactagctggAGCTACAGCTGGTATAAAGAGGGTTCAATCAGTGTTTTCAGTTatcaacatgaacacacactcaggtctgttactgagtctgacgcAGGTGAATACACCTGTAGAGGATCAGAGACAGAAGGATCACGCTGGTCACAAAAGAGTGATGCAGTTACACTGAGAGTATCAG ATCTTGCTAAACCAACTCTGACTGTTGAGCCACAGAGTTCAgtgttcactggagactcagtTACTCTGAGATGTGCGCTGATTCAGTCACAGAATGGATGGGAGTTTCTCTGGAGTAAAGACTCAAACACTGAATCTATTGAAGCTGCAACTAAAACAATCAATCGTGTGAAAGTCTCTGATGGAGGAGAGTACAGGTGCAGAGGACGAAGAAGAGGATATTACACCATTTACAGTGAACCAGTAGTAGTGACAATATACA AAAGACCAAAACCCACAGTAACCATTAAACCTGCTCAACATGTGTTCAGAGGAGACccagtcactctcagatgtgacatatatagtgaaggagtcactagctggAGCTACAGCTGGTATAAAGAAGATTCAACCAGTGTTTTCAGTGATCAACAGGAACACACACTCAGGtctgttactgagtctgacgcAGGTAAATACACCTGTAGAGGATCAGAGACAGAAGGATCACGCTGGTCACAAAAGAGTGATGCAGTTACACTGAGAGTATCAG ctcccagagcagttttaagtgtttctccaCAGAACTGGTTGACAGAAGGAGatccagtgactctgatctgtgaggttCACAGCTTCTCTACAGGCTGGACATTCAGCTGGTTCACTTTAACTGTCTCACCAG acagcagcagaggagcaggAGGAAACTACACTGTCAGTTCTGCTGCTCTGAAGCACACAGGAGTTTATGCgtgcagagcagagagagagaaaccagtCTATAAAACACAGCACAGCAACACACAGCTGCTATGGGTCTCTG gtgtttgtcctccagtctctctgatcgtcagtcccagcagaactcaacacttcacatctgcctctctctctttgaGCTGTGAGGACCAGAGTAACTCTACTGGATGGAGAGTGAGAAGATACACAGACAGTGGACAGCTGGAAGATTGTTCATCATTACGTCGAGGATCACAAACCAGATCCTCTACATGTACATTCAGCTCCACCAGCACATCAGACACTGGAGTGTACTGGTGTgagtctgaatctggagagaaacatcatcctgttaatatcactgtacaCT ctggtgtgattctggagagtccTGTTCATCCTGTGACTGAAGGAGATCATCTGATTCTGCGCTGTTTATATCGACATACAACCCCAGCAAACCTCAGCGCTGATTTCTATAAAGATGGATCACTCATCCAGAATCAAACTACAGAGACGACCATCACCACTGTCTCAAAGTCACATGAGGGTTTCTACTACTGCAAACACCCAACGAGAGGAGAGTCACccaagagctggatctcagtcagAGATAAGA CTTCCACAGACTCAAGGTCTTATAAACCCATGATAACTGGAGTGACTGCAGGACTGACTGTCACTTTTTTGATCATTGTCTTCTTGGTGCTGCTGTGGCGCTGCAGAAACAAAG GTGGAAGATCTCAGTCTCCCTCTAGTGTCAGTCAACAGCAGAACAAGAGTCAGACATCAGAGCAGAACCAGAGTGAAGCGGGAGACAAGACACTGCTGTCTG gAACTGTTCATATTTATGACTCTACTGATGCAGCTATTTATGAAACTGTTGATAATGACATAAGCACag ACGGTGTAAGTGCACTTTCTGAACTCACCTATGCTGAGATTGAACTGAAATctacaaagaaacagaagaaaaagaaagaaaacaaag